The Argentina anserina chromosome 3, drPotAnse1.1, whole genome shotgun sequence genome includes a region encoding these proteins:
- the LOC126787364 gene encoding probable LRR receptor-like serine/threonine-protein kinase At1g05700: MFLKLPFALLVGAFTVMMLKAHGQDQSDFISIDCGQLQTKEYTEPTTGITYGPETVDIVDTGVSKPIVVSDPRQQFQFVRMFPEGTRNCYKINIKRRQKYLIRASFLYGNYDGDKDLPEFSLHLGGDLWESVVISNASSEVVKELIHIPMRYYIHICLVNIDKGIPFISTIELRPLHKDTYQTESGTSLALHSRINMAANKARYRYPEDVNDRIWSSWMSETWKKINTSFNINTDKYQLPSLVLRTAATPKDDSIKRLSLMWQHSVNATYHFYWHFAEIIKFNSGLSRYLTININGKPSYRAIPQYLSSRTSTGSIAVGGGPFNFQIYSPPTSSYGPILNAYEIYTEKKLGSETDQQDVEALTNLKSTYGIIKNWQGDPCYPKEYIWAGVNCSYSDNDSARIISLNLSSSGLTEEIAASIFNLTMIQTLDLSNNKLSGQIPEYLSQLPKLNILNLEKNDLTGSVPAWLIAKENDGFSLSLCGNPSLSGQLPCGKQKKKKKNQFVIPVVVLIIIVSWVSFAAALVWKSKRFRAYWRLGKDSCTESENGQSSRGHDVFLSFRGDDIREGFARYLHDALDKNGIKTFFDDQNLQKGDEIGPTLVNAIEASEVSIILFSKNYVTSSWCLGELVHIIDCKNKNKDRRVVPVFYKVNPSDIRNQSGSFSLQTWIDRENVKVPVWKEALVEVANLSGYHYTRGYESETIEKIVENISGVLKQMKENSLRRFDTICPEGGEDEIVIYTTSSARDKNFQKCQTIIQSLSQFVLKVQQRDVTIRKFRKELKKLMKKDMPPPRVFVHGRYVGGYDEVSRLITNEPWFCETLDKIQKRDEVRLHGRDLVQQEDASSVSVSETDPGGRGGSPV; encoded by the exons ATGTTCTTGAAATTGCCTTTTGCACTACTTGTCGGTGCTTTTACTGTGATGATGCTTAAAGCTCATGGCCAGGATCAATCAG ATTTCATCAGCATCGATTGTGGCCAACTACAAACTAAGGAGTATACAGAACCGACAACGGGCATTACATACGGTCCAGAGACAGTAGATATTGTTGATACTGGTGTGTCCAAGCCCATAGTAGTGTCCGATCCTCGGCAGCAGTTTCAGTTTGTTAGGATGTTTCCTGAAGGAACCAGGAACTGttacaaaataaatatcaaaagACGGCAAAAGTATTTGATAAGGGCAAGCTTTTTGTATGGAAATTATGATGGGGACAAAGATTTACCTGAATTTTCACTACATCTTGGAGGTGATTTGTGGGAGTCTGTGGTGATTTCAAATGCAAGTTCTGAAGTAGTCAAGGAGCTCATACATATTCCAATGAGATATTACATACATATTTGTCTGGTTAACATAGATAAGGGCATTCCATTTATATCCACGATAGAACTCAGGCctttacataaagatacttatCAAACAGAAAGTGGGACGTCTTTGGCACTTCATTCGCGGATTAACATGGCAGCAAATAAAGCCAGATACAG GTACCCGGAGGATGTTAATGATCGTATTTGGTCATCATGGATGAGTGAGACctggaaaaaaataaatacttcGTTCAATATCAACACAGATAAATACCAACTACCATCTCTTGTCTTGAGGACAGCTGCCACGCCAAAAGATGATTCAATCAAAAGACTGAGTTTGATGTGGCAGCATTCCGTTAATGCAACATATCATTTTTATTGGCACTTCGCAGAAATAATAAAGTTCAACTCCGGCTTGTCTCGATATCTCACCATTAACATCAATGGAAAGCCTTCTTATAGAGCCATTCCACAGTACCTGAGCTCAAGGACGTCTACAGGCAGTATTGCTGTGGGAGGAGGGCCatttaattttcaaatatattcACCGCCGACAAGTAGTTACGGACCGATCCTCAACGCCTACGAGATTTATACGGAGAAAAAGTTAGGATCGGAAACAGACCAGCAAGACG TTGAAGCACTTACAAATCTCAAGTCAACTTACGGAATCATTAAGAATTGGCAAGGAGATCCGTGCTACCCTAAAGAATACATATGGGCAGGTGTGAACTGTAGCTATTCTGACAATGACTCCGCACGAATCATATCCCT GAATTTATCCTCGAGTGGATTAACTGAAGAGATAGCTGCTTCTATATTTAATCTCACAATGATACAGACTTT GGATTTATCGAATAACAAATTATCAGGACAGATTCCAGAATACTTGTCGCAGTTGCCAAAGCTAAATATCTT AAACTTAGAGAAAAATGATCTCACAGGCTCAGTTCCCGCCTGGCTTATTGCGAAAGAAAATGATGGTTTTTCATTGAG TTTGTGCGGAAATCCAAGTTTATCAGGGCAGCTTCCTTGCGGaaagcagaagaagaagaagaagaaccagTTTGTTATTCCGGTCGTTGTGTTAATTATCATCGTGTCATGGGTCTCATTTGCAGCAGCTCTAGTGTGGAAATCTAAAAGGTTTCGTG CTTACTGGAGACTTGGTAAAGATTCATGTACTGAATCAGAGAACGGACAGAGTAGCAGAGGACACGatgtgtttttgagttttagaGGTGATGATATACGAGAAGGTTTCGCCCGTTATCTGCACGACGCTTTAGACAAAAATGGAATCAAGACATTTTTTGATGATCAAAATCTCCAGAAAGGAGATGAAATAGGACCTACACTTGTCAACGCAATAGAAGCATCAGAGGTTTCTATCATTTTGTTCTCAAAAAACTATGTTACGTCAAGTTGGTGTCTGGGTGAGCTTGTACATATCATTGactgtaaaaacaaaaataaggaTCGTCGTGTTGTCCCAGTTTTTTACAAAGTGAATCCATCAGACATACGCAATCAATCTGGTAGTTTTTCCCTTCAGACGTGGATAGACAGAGAGAACGTCAAGGTTCCCGTATGGAAGGAAGCTCTGGTAGAAGTAGCAAATTTGTCGGGATATCATTACACGAGAGG GTACGAAAGTGAAACCATCGAAAAGATTGTTGAAAATATATCAGGTGTCCTGAAGCAAATGAAGGAAAACTCCCTCCGTCGGTTCGACACGATATGCCCAGAAGGCGGAGAAGACGAAATAGTTATTTATACAACTTCATCAGCTAGGGACAAGAATTTTCAGAAATGCCAGACAATTATCCAGAGCTTATCCCAATTTGTCCTGAAAGTTCAGCAGCGTGACGTTACAATCCGGAAGTTCAGAAAAGAGCTGAAAAAGCTGATGAAAAAAGATATGCCTCCTCCAAGGGTATTTGTTCATGGAAGGTATGTGGGCGGGTATGATGAGGTGAGTAGGCTTATAACAAATGAGCCCTGGTTCTGTGAGACTCTTGATAAGATTCAAAAGAGAGATGAGGTGCGTTTGCATGGTCGGGACTTGGTGCAACAAGAGGATGCCTCGTCAGTCAGTGTCTCTGAAACAGACCCCGGTGGACGTGGTGGTTCACCAGTTTAA